GCCAACATAGATTGAGCAATTTTTAGCATTAATACCTGCCATTTTTTCTGCACTTTCAATCGCTGAGGCTACGGAATCGACCGCGGTATCAAGATTAACGACTGTTCCGTTTCTAAAACCATCTGGATTGGCTCGGCCATAGCCTAAAATGTTATATTTACCATTTATTGACTCAGCGATAGCACAAGCAATTTTTGTGCTTCCAATATCTAACCCAATGATTTTTCTTGTCTTTGCCATTTCATTACCTCCAAAATATTAAATAAAATTTGTATATCATATGATAAGATTCTCTTTGCATTTAGTTTGTTGCTAATTCGTTTTTCTTATGCCACTTCATTGTTTCCATAATTTTAGGTATAATCTGTATTTCTTCCTGTAAAATTATACCTGTATTCAGTTCTACTTTACATTTTATTATCTGTATCAATTCATAGACGTCGTAGGCCTTTGCATTACACCGATTTATTATAAAATTTCCGTGTTTTTTTGACACATAAGCACCTCCACAACTTAATCCTTTAAGATTTAATTTATCGATTAATTTACCTGCAGATAATAGATTAGTGTTAGAATCGAAAACTTTCTCTGTTTTCATTAAATTTTTTAATATTGCATTATTTTTTATGCTACAATCAGCAATGTGCGGATTCTTAAAAACTGAGCCAGCCGAGGCTCCCCACGGTTGTCTTTGTTTTCTTATCTTTAGATATCTATCCATCTGTTTCTTAATTTCGTTTCTGTCAAACGAAATTAATTCGATAACACCTTTGGTAATAATAAAACCTAAAGGCAATTTAGTCTTTCGATATTCGAATTTAAGTTCAGATTTATTTAATGTTACTTCTTCGCCTTTTGGTGTAATACCGGAAATTGATACAATTTTCTCTCCTATATTATGTGAAAAAGCACCTGCATTAGATACAACTGCACCACCAAAGGTTCCTGGAATCCCCCAAAGAAATTCAACTCCACTCAAACCTGACAGACAAGCATACTGAACGAGTTTTGACAATCGGGTACTCGCACCAATGGTAAGCGTATTGTCATCTTGTTTAACATATGAATAACTATTACCTAATTTCAATGTGATGCCATTAA
This genomic interval from candidate division WOR-3 bacterium contains the following:
- the murB gene encoding UDP-N-acetylmuramate dehydrogenase, translated to MKNWYKSLDSIIDKNRTKVFWNKSLRNLTTFRIGGKAECLIVTNCDEEIKKIVKLAKSEDISLWVIGNGSNLLISDQEINGITLKLGNSYSYVKQDDNTLTIGASTRLSKLVQYACLSGLSGVEFLWGIPGTFGGAVVSNAGAFSHNIGEKIVSISGITPKGEEVTLNKSELKFEYRKTKLPLGFIITKGVIELISFDRNEIKKQMDRYLKIRKQRQPWGASAGSVFKNPHIADCSIKNNAILKNLMKTEKVFDSNTNLLSAGKLIDKLNLKGLSCGGAYVSKKHGNFIINRCNAKAYDVYELIQIIKCKVELNTGIILQEEIQIIPKIMETMKWHKKNELATN